The Bradyrhizobium sp. CCGB01 genome segment CCGACTATCCCGATGATCAGAAGGCCTATAGCGAAGCGCTCACCATCGGCGACATGGCCGCGATCCTGGATGCAGTCGGCAGCGAGCGCGCCATCATCGGCGGATTGTCGCTCGGCGGCTACATGTCGCTCGCATTCTATCGCGCCTATCCGCAACGCGCCCGCGCGCTGCTGATCATCGACACCGGCCCCGGCTTCAAGAAGGACGACGCGCGCGAAGCCTGGAATGCGCGGGCGCTCGGCACCGCCGACAAGCTCGATCGCGAAGGTCTCGATATGCTGAAATCGGCGACACGCGAGCGCGCCACCGCGAGCCATCGCAACGCCAGGGGATTGGCGCTTGCCGCACGCGGCATGCTGACCCAGCGCGACGCCCGCGTGATCGAGCTGCTGCCCGACATCAAGGTGCCCAGCCTGATCGTGGTCGGCGCCGACGACACGCCGTTCCTCGCCGCGTCCGACTACATGGCCGCAAAGATCCCCGGCGCACAAAAAGTCGTGATCCCCGCCGCCGGTCACGCCGTCAACATCGATCAGCCCAAGGCTTTTGTTGACGCGGTGGTGCCTTTCCTGAAGAACTTGCCGGGATAGGCGATCGAACGGGAACACAGGCAATGAAGCGGACGATATTGGCTGCGGGCGCGGTGTTGCTGTCGGTGTCTGCGCAGGCCGAGCCGTTCGGCATGGCGCCACCGCGCCGGCCCTTCGTTGCGACCTTGTCGAACAACACGCCGCTCGCCTTCGGCATGGATGCCGATCAGACCGCGCGCGCCCTCGGGCAGCCCCTGCAATATGTGCGGGGCCGCCCCGGCAACGAGATCTACCTCGCCTTGCGCAATCTCGGCGGCAGCGGCTTGATCCCCTACCGCCACCGCCTGTTCCTGCAATTCCGTCATGGACGGCTGGCAGGATGGAAGGAGGACTACGGCGAGAACTGGATGTGGGAGTGATCGCCGACCCTCATGGTGAGGAGGCGCAAAGCGCCGTCTCGAACCATGCAGGCCCGGCTCTCGCATCTCGGCCTTTCATCCTTCGAGACGCTTGCTGCGCAAGCTCCTCAGGATGAGGGGATAGAGCGGTGTTCGCAATCAACGACCAACCAAAAAGGACAACCCGCGTGGGACAAGACATCAAGCTGACGGCTTCCGACAATTTCCAGCTCGGCGCTTATCGCGCTGACCC includes the following:
- a CDS encoding alpha/beta fold hydrolase — protein: MPKINRDGVGIYYEVHGDGPPLLLTHGYSSTSAMWHGQVDALAKDHKLILWDMRGHGQSDYPDDQKAYSEALTIGDMAAILDAVGSERAIIGGLSLGGYMSLAFYRAYPQRARALLIIDTGPGFKKDDAREAWNARALGTADKLDREGLDMLKSATRERATASHRNARGLALAARGMLTQRDARVIELLPDIKVPSLIVVGADDTPFLAASDYMAAKIPGAQKVVIPAAGHAVNIDQPKAFVDAVVPFLKNLPG